A window of Actinobacillus suis ATCC 33415 contains these coding sequences:
- a CDS encoding polysaccharide biosynthesis tyrosine autokinase, whose amino-acid sequence MNNKDVKNDEIDLMRFINVLLDNKYLLLFCTVVCAALGLSYSILSTPVYTANAVVQVDEKKSGNILKELSDGFTQESSPNTEIEVIKSRLVLAKTVEDLNLTTEVKPIRSIPFISKGLENLAGYTPDILVAEFIPENENLEELILEIGANKGEYRLYHKDGETLILEGLVNRSYANDQLKFKVSILHGNAGQRFSLKKIAELAAIERLQQRLHINEKGKQTGVIEIAIRGESQRDIKNIIKSVSESYVQQNAHKNAAEASKSLELLQNRLPEVREKLVEAENSLNKYKEDNSSIDLDLEAKSYLDRLVRIDADLNALTIKEGEIAQKFTKRHPTYVALLNQKKTLRDEKAKITKEMENLPATQRDMVSLNRELEVDQQIYMQLSNKLQELDVVRAGAVGNARILDAAQVLPNPSVLSKAVSTLLSGFLGFVLGLIISLIKALFNRTIQSPAMVKKLGLTAYTSIPNSKKQPNFSFDKFKQGRLNINNAKLLSENVPTDAAIEALRGLRADIHFAMQEAKNKVLMVSSASYDTGNTFIATNLANIVAKSGKKVLLIDVDTRYSYLDKMFDTENKNGIGEALTQSLPFESVVNPAANAHFDVISKGKITENLSEYLLGERFQQLLSWANTNYDLVIIDTPPVLSASDAAIIGRYAGTAILVGRFGETTRPELEATLQHFARTGVKLNGFVLNCTKPTANNRYL is encoded by the coding sequence ATGAATAATAAAGACGTTAAAAATGATGAGATCGATTTAATGCGATTCATCAATGTATTACTTGATAATAAGTATCTGCTCCTATTCTGCACCGTTGTTTGTGCCGCATTAGGCTTAAGTTACAGTATTCTTTCTACACCTGTTTATACTGCGAATGCGGTTGTGCAGGTTGATGAAAAGAAGTCGGGTAATATTTTAAAAGAATTGTCCGACGGTTTTACCCAAGAGTCTTCGCCAAATACTGAAATCGAGGTGATTAAATCTCGCTTGGTGCTGGCAAAAACCGTGGAAGATCTCAATCTGACAACAGAAGTAAAACCGATACGCTCAATTCCTTTTATCAGTAAAGGACTTGAGAATCTTGCAGGCTATACGCCGGATATTTTGGTTGCTGAATTTATACCTGAAAATGAGAACCTAGAAGAATTAATTCTCGAAATCGGGGCAAATAAGGGGGAATATCGCCTTTATCACAAAGATGGCGAAACACTAATTTTAGAAGGCTTGGTCAATCGTTCTTACGCTAACGACCAACTTAAATTCAAAGTGTCTATCTTGCACGGCAATGCAGGACAACGCTTTAGTTTGAAAAAGATCGCTGAACTGGCGGCAATTGAAAGATTGCAACAACGTTTACACATTAATGAAAAAGGTAAACAAACCGGTGTGATCGAAATTGCGATCCGAGGTGAAAGCCAGCGTGATATCAAAAATATCATTAAAAGTGTTTCCGAAAGTTATGTGCAACAAAATGCCCATAAAAATGCGGCAGAAGCCTCTAAGAGCTTAGAGCTACTGCAAAATCGCTTACCGGAAGTAAGAGAAAAATTAGTCGAAGCGGAAAACAGTCTGAATAAGTATAAAGAAGACAATAGCTCTATCGACTTAGATTTAGAAGCTAAGTCTTATTTAGACCGCTTGGTACGTATTGATGCGGATTTAAACGCCTTAACCATTAAAGAAGGCGAGATTGCTCAGAAGTTTACTAAACGCCACCCGACTTACGTTGCCTTGTTAAACCAGAAAAAAACCTTACGTGATGAAAAAGCTAAAATCACGAAGGAAATGGAAAATTTACCGGCAACCCAACGAGATATGGTGAGCTTAAACCGTGAGCTTGAAGTGGATCAGCAAATCTATATGCAGCTTTCTAATAAATTGCAGGAGCTGGATGTAGTTAGAGCCGGTGCGGTCGGAAATGCTCGTATTTTAGATGCGGCTCAAGTGCTACCGAATCCAAGCGTATTAAGCAAAGCGGTTTCAACATTACTATCCGGATTTTTAGGATTCGTATTAGGGCTTATCATCTCGTTAATTAAAGCGCTATTTAACCGTACAATTCAATCACCGGCTATGGTGAAAAAATTAGGGCTAACCGCTTATACCAGCATACCGAATAGCAAAAAGCAGCCGAACTTCTCATTTGATAAGTTCAAGCAAGGGCGCTTAAATATAAATAATGCGAAATTATTATCGGAAAATGTACCGACAGATGCAGCAATTGAAGCGTTACGAGGCTTGCGAGCAGATATTCACTTCGCAATGCAAGAGGCGAAAAATAAGGTGTTAATGGTTTCAAGTGCTTCATATGACACCGGCAATACCTTTATCGCAACCAACCTAGCCAATATCGTGGCGAAATCAGGCAAAAAAGTTTTACTGATTGATGTCGATACACGTTATAGCTATTTAGACAAAATGTTTGATACCGAAAATAAAAATGGTATTGGTGAAGCCTTAACTCAATCATTACCCTTTGAATCTGTCGTCAACCCTGCGGCTAATGCGCATTTTGATGTGATCTCAAAAGGTAAAATCACGGAAAATCTCTCTGAATATTTACTCGGCGAGCGTTTCCAACAGCTGTTATCTTGGGCGAATACCAACTATGACTTAGTCATTATTGATACGCCGCCGGTATTAAGTGCAAGTGATGCAGCAATTATCGGCCGCTATGCTGGCACTGCGATCCTAGTCGGCAGATTTGGCGAAACGACTCGTCCAGAGTTAGAAGCGACA
- a CDS encoding polysaccharide export protein yields the protein MNRLVKKLSILTASLALASCSLFPSSYSPIRYKNVEVKGEVLDVDKAVDAYLITPQLLKELAPFKASAQNNPALDQQIKAYQYHVGIGDVLNVTVWDHPELTTPAGTYRSAADSGNQVHANGTIFYPYVGTIKVNGLTVNQIRDRITSRLASYIMEPQVEVTVASFQSKKAYVTGEVKNPGQQFISNVPLTLLDAINKAGGLSTDADWNNVTITHRGQDEIVSVEALLQKGDLTQNRLLTDGDIIHIPRNDAQKVFVIGEVQAPQLLKIGRNGMSLTEAISASGGIDKLAADATGIFVIRGERGTKQVVEDNNGNQIEKVANIYQLDVTNPTSYILGTEFFLKPYDVVYVTTAPLTRWNRVITQVLPTITGFNDLTEGTLRIKNW from the coding sequence ATGAATAGATTAGTAAAAAAACTCTCAATTCTTACCGCTTCTTTAGCATTGGCGAGTTGCTCTCTTTTTCCGAGTAGTTATTCTCCGATTCGTTATAAAAATGTAGAAGTAAAGGGTGAAGTACTTGATGTCGATAAAGCGGTTGATGCTTATCTGATTACCCCGCAATTATTGAAAGAACTCGCACCTTTCAAGGCCAGCGCACAGAACAATCCCGCATTGGATCAGCAAATCAAGGCTTATCAATATCACGTTGGGATCGGTGACGTATTAAATGTTACCGTTTGGGATCACCCTGAGCTAACCACACCGGCAGGAACTTATCGTTCGGCAGCGGATAGCGGTAACCAAGTCCATGCTAACGGTACAATTTTTTATCCTTATGTCGGCACAATTAAAGTAAACGGCTTAACCGTGAACCAAATTCGAGATCGCATCACTAGCCGCCTTGCCTCTTATATTATGGAGCCGCAAGTGGAAGTGACGGTAGCTTCTTTCCAATCTAAAAAAGCTTACGTCACCGGAGAAGTAAAAAATCCGGGGCAACAATTTATCAGCAATGTGCCTTTAACACTGCTTGATGCGATTAATAAGGCTGGCGGACTTTCTACCGATGCAGATTGGAATAACGTCACAATTACTCATCGTGGACAAGATGAAATCGTATCAGTAGAAGCTCTGTTACAGAAAGGCGATCTTACGCAAAATCGCTTGCTAACAGACGGCGATATTATTCATATTCCACGTAATGACGCACAAAAAGTATTTGTTATCGGTGAGGTACAAGCGCCGCAATTATTAAAAATCGGACGTAATGGCATGAGCCTTACTGAAGCGATTTCTGCTAGCGGCGGCATTGATAAGCTCGCTGCCGATGCAACGGGTATTTTCGTTATCCGTGGAGAACGAGGTACAAAACAAGTGGTTGAAGATAATAACGGCAACCAAATTGAAAAAGTGGCAAATATCTACCAGTTAGACGTAACCAACCCGACTTCTTATATTTTAGGTACCGAGTTCTTCCTGAAACCATACGATGTCGTTTATGTTACAACAGCACCACTTACCCGCTGGAACCGTGTGATCACCCAAGTATTACCGACAATTACCGGCTTTAACGATTTAACCGAAGGTACGCTTCGTATTAAGAATTGGTAA
- a CDS encoding exopolysaccharide biosynthesis polyprenyl glycosylphosphotransferase, which produces MRFIICGVIAIFLPAFILNIFADLPEGFISHSIFIGAVCYVFHLLLSHKLSNYPGKHENLILLPSVIVTYSFSLVVITLFQVTYSVAYFVWHILLVIGLDYWSNRMKYSGPNPTIHYIPLGKAKNLEQIPNVNWVKLEDPNQVVSNIQTLVADLYSPKLTDEWERFISKQTLAGVDTYNVRQIRESLTGRTKITHMYENDLGSLQPSVAYLRTKQFIDSVLVLLSFPIVLPVMLITAILIKLESEGPVLFIQKRIGQKGEEFSIYKFRSMCKDSEKDGAKLASVGDMRVTRVGKFIRKTRIDELPQFFNVLKGDMALIGPRPEQKAFVEQFDQNIPFYSYRHIVKPGITGWAQVTHGYAATEDETQVKIEHDFYYIRHFSFALDVLIFFKTIQTMLTGFGAR; this is translated from the coding sequence ATGAGATTTATTATTTGTGGCGTAATTGCCATTTTTCTACCTGCATTCATATTAAATATATTTGCCGATTTACCGGAAGGTTTTATTTCGCACAGTATTTTTATCGGTGCAGTGTGCTATGTATTCCACTTATTACTTTCACATAAATTATCAAATTACCCAGGTAAACATGAGAATCTCATTTTATTACCAAGCGTAATCGTAACCTATAGCTTTAGTTTAGTTGTCATCACTTTATTCCAAGTAACTTATTCTGTTGCTTATTTTGTTTGGCATATCCTATTAGTGATTGGTTTAGATTATTGGTCAAACCGAATGAAATATAGCGGTCCAAATCCGACTATTCACTATATTCCGTTAGGTAAAGCCAAAAATCTTGAACAAATCCCAAATGTAAATTGGGTAAAACTTGAAGATCCGAATCAAGTCGTTTCAAATATACAAACACTTGTTGCAGACCTGTACTCACCAAAATTAACCGATGAGTGGGAACGTTTTATCTCAAAACAAACTCTAGCAGGTGTTGATACTTATAACGTGCGCCAGATCCGCGAATCACTTACCGGACGTACTAAAATTACTCATATGTATGAAAATGACCTTGGTTCACTTCAACCTTCAGTAGCCTATTTAAGAACCAAGCAGTTTATTGATTCAGTATTGGTTTTACTTAGCTTCCCAATTGTCTTACCGGTAATGCTGATTACCGCTATTCTGATTAAATTAGAAAGCGAAGGACCGGTACTATTTATTCAAAAACGTATTGGTCAGAAAGGTGAAGAATTTAGTATTTATAAATTCCGCAGTATGTGTAAAGACTCTGAGAAAGACGGTGCGAAATTGGCAAGCGTTGGTGATATGCGAGTTACTCGGGTCGGTAAATTTATTCGTAAAACACGTATTGATGAATTACCGCAATTTTTCAATGTACTTAAGGGTGATATGGCATTAATCGGCCCTCGTCCGGAACAAAAAGCATTTGTGGAACAATTCGACCAAAATATTCCGTTTTATAGCTATCGTCATATCGTAAAACCGGGTATTACCGGCTGGGCGCAAGTAACGCACGGCTATGCTGCAACCGAAGATGAAACGCAAGTGAAAATTGAACATGACTTCTACTATATTAGACATTTCTCTTTTGCGCTTGACGTATTAATTTTCTTTAAGACGATCCAAACCATGTTAACCGGTTTCGGTGCCCGCTAA
- a CDS encoding glycosyltransferase family 4 protein produces MKKIVLIGNVASMITNFRKELVIELVSRGYTVYCYAYGYTEKEQKEVSGWGAIPKAHFINPKGMNPVKDLKAVYLLMKELKQLQPDIVFSTFIKPVIFGSLAAKLAQVPKVIGMIEGLGNAFTPYKEGKTRKAKIVQAIQVLLYKISLPFLDKLIFLNPDDKKDLIDTYRISTKSTAILGGIGVDLERFGYQEVDITKEVSFLFIARLLKEKGIFEYLEAAKKIKAEHPTTRFTIIGGFDEGNPFAISKDALDDYIKHGVIEYLGYVNNVPEVIANSSIFVLPSYREGVPRSTQEAMAIGRAVITTDVPGCRETVEDHKNGLLVPVYSVDELAQAMRYFIGNKQEILNMGIESRKMAEQKFDIAKVNDKLISILEES; encoded by the coding sequence ATGAAAAAGATCGTACTTATCGGCAATGTTGCCTCCATGATTACTAATTTCCGTAAAGAATTAGTCATTGAATTAGTGAGTAGAGGCTATACAGTTTACTGTTATGCCTATGGCTATACGGAGAAGGAACAAAAAGAAGTCAGCGGTTGGGGAGCAATTCCTAAAGCGCATTTTATTAATCCAAAAGGCATGAACCCTGTTAAAGATTTAAAAGCGGTTTATCTGCTTATGAAAGAATTAAAACAGCTTCAACCTGATATCGTCTTCAGCACCTTTATCAAACCGGTTATTTTTGGTTCTTTAGCTGCAAAACTTGCTCAAGTACCTAAAGTGATCGGTATGATTGAAGGCTTAGGTAATGCGTTTACGCCTTATAAAGAAGGAAAAACACGAAAAGCGAAGATTGTGCAAGCAATCCAAGTCTTGCTTTATAAAATTTCTCTCCCCTTCTTGGATAAACTTATTTTCTTAAATCCGGATGATAAAAAAGATTTAATCGATACTTATCGTATTTCGACAAAATCTACCGCCATTCTAGGAGGGATTGGAGTGGATCTGGAACGATTTGGTTATCAAGAAGTAGATATCACAAAAGAAGTGTCTTTCTTATTTATCGCTCGCCTATTAAAAGAAAAAGGGATTTTTGAATATCTTGAAGCAGCAAAAAAAATCAAAGCGGAACATCCAACTACGCGCTTCACTATTATTGGTGGCTTTGATGAAGGTAACCCTTTTGCAATATCAAAAGATGCATTGGACGATTATATCAAACACGGTGTTATCGAATATCTTGGTTATGTAAATAACGTCCCGGAAGTGATTGCTAACAGTTCGATATTCGTATTGCCATCCTATCGAGAAGGCGTGCCAAGAAGTACTCAAGAGGCAATGGCAATCGGTCGAGCTGTTATTACAACAGATGTACCGGGATGCCGAGAAACTGTTGAAGATCATAAAAACGGTTTACTGGTACCGGTATATTCGGTGGATGAGCTTGCGCAAGCGATGCGCTATTTCATTGGAAACAAACAGGAAATTCTCAATATGGGCATTGAGAGCCGCAAAATGGCCGAACAAAAATTTGATATTGCCAAAGTCAACGACAAACTGATTTCTATTCTAGAGGAGAGCTAA
- a CDS encoding EpsG family protein, which yields MFIYWYIWATIVVMNLINLPKNKGGEIFLLIFSAFIFIFIGGRFEVGGDWFSYLYIFDLYKADNFFKVAGSSEYGYGFFNWLAHQLNYSISFVNFVCAFCLIIGFYQLSRQFKHLFLAFLIAFSYTIIAVGMGYTRQSAAIGLVCYAFSTLFAPNPKKWKFFVWIALAYLFHKSAIIFLAFLPLINSEFYKNKIFYLYSLFVILFSFYIIYMISQGESAYTSGELSSAGAVFRIALHLLPIVVYLWQRHIFVESYPNTYRLLDLMCILILIFLPVSFVYSTIADRFNLYFVIFDIAVFGKFFEYLKSFELKALFLIALIIENTMLFFIWINYSPYALCCFDYRNVLFM from the coding sequence ATGTTTATTTATTGGTATATTTGGGCAACTATTGTTGTCATGAACCTCATAAACCTTCCTAAAAATAAAGGTGGAGAAATTTTCTTATTAATTTTCTCCGCATTTATCTTTATTTTTATTGGCGGTCGTTTTGAGGTCGGTGGAGACTGGTTTAGTTACCTATATATCTTTGACTTATATAAAGCAGACAATTTTTTTAAAGTCGCCGGTTCATCAGAATATGGATATGGATTTTTTAACTGGTTAGCCCATCAATTAAATTATTCGATTTCATTTGTTAACTTTGTTTGTGCGTTCTGTTTGATAATAGGATTTTATCAATTATCACGCCAATTCAAACATCTGTTCCTAGCATTTCTGATTGCATTTTCTTATACCATTATTGCCGTAGGTATGGGGTATACCCGTCAATCTGCCGCAATAGGTCTAGTATGTTATGCATTTTCAACCTTATTTGCACCAAACCCGAAGAAATGGAAATTTTTCGTGTGGATTGCCCTTGCCTATTTATTTCATAAATCTGCAATTATTTTCCTCGCATTTTTACCATTAATTAACTCGGAATTTTATAAGAATAAAATATTTTATTTATATTCTTTATTCGTCATTCTTTTCTCGTTTTATATCATTTATATGATTTCACAAGGAGAAAGTGCATATACCTCTGGTGAATTATCCTCAGCAGGTGCGGTATTTAGGATAGCACTCCACTTATTACCTATTGTCGTTTATTTATGGCAACGGCATATTTTTGTGGAAAGCTACCCGAATACCTATCGTTTATTAGATTTAATGTGTATTTTAATTCTAATATTCTTACCCGTTAGCTTTGTTTATTCAACCATTGCTGACCGTTTTAATCTTTATTTTGTTATTTTCGACATCGCTGTCTTCGGAAAATTTTTTGAATATTTAAAATCCTTTGAATTAAAAGCATTATTTTTAATTGCTCTAATTATTGAAAATACAATGCTGTTTTTCATTTGGATAAATTATTCGCCTTATGCTTTGTGCTGTTTCGATTACAGAAATGTTCTATTTATGTAG